The stretch of DNA TACTATCATTCCTATCAAAAAAATCTTGCTGAAAATGTTCATTCATCAATAACATCCAATACAAATTTGAAGGATCGCAGCTATCGATTTGGCGATTATTATGTTTTAAGAGAGAATAAACGGAATGCCATTCTTTTGGAACTTGGTTATTTAAGCAATCCAGGAGAAGAAATAGTTATTTCTTCTCCGCAATTCCAAGATTCCGTTACTTCAGGAATCTATCAGGGTATTGCTAGATACTTTAAAGAAAATAATTAAACCAATATTAGAAAAACTTGGCATTCATCAAGTCCTTTTTGGTGAATGCCTTAGTTTTTCTTATGCGATATTGTTTGCAGGGAATCTTATAGAAACTTGACATCACTATAGTACATTAATAAACTAAAACTTTCCTGTTAGCTAAAAAAACAAAGCGTTCGCCAGGACATGGCGAATGCTTTGTTTTTCTTTTTCTATCTTCTTAGCGTAAGAATGCAATCTGATCCTATAATTATTTACTCTCAAGAATTAAAGTAACAGGTCCATCATTTATTAACTGAACATCCATCATGGCTCCAAATTTTCCTGTTTCCACTTTTAATCCTTTTTCCTCAAGAAAAGAATTAAAGGCTTCATAAATTTTCAATGCATGATCAGGCTTTGCTGCTTCCATGAAATTTGGTCTGCGCCCCTTCCGGCAATCTCCATATAAAGTAAATTGCGAGACGGATAAAATTTCCCCGCCTTTATCTAAAATCGACAGGTTCATTTTCCCGTTATCATCTTCAAAAACACGGAGATTGGCAATTTTATCTGCCAAAAACGCAGCATCCTCGTCCTTATCATCATGGGTGACACCAACTAAAAGGACAAAGCCCTTTGTAATACTCCCTACAATATCACCATTCACCTTGACATTAGCTTCCTTGCTTCTTTGTACAACAACTCGCATGATAAATACTCCCTAATTCATTATCCTGCGGACCGCATAAACATCTGGAATTTGTTTAATACGTTCAACTACTTTTTGCAAATGGTTTACATTGTGAATAGCAATCGTCATATTAATCGTCGCCGATTTATTTCGATCAGATCTACCCGATACCGCAGAAAT from Cytobacillus dafuensis encodes:
- the dtd gene encoding D-aminoacyl-tRNA deacylase; this translates as MRVVVQRSKEANVKVNGDIVGSITKGFVLLVGVTHDDKDEDAAFLADKIANLRVFEDDNGKMNLSILDKGGEILSVSQFTLYGDCRKGRRPNFMEAAKPDHALKIYEAFNSFLEEKGLKVETGKFGAMMDVQLINDGPVTLILESK